In Brachyhypopomus gauderio isolate BG-103 chromosome 2, BGAUD_0.2, whole genome shotgun sequence, the DNA window GTGTAGGCCTGAGACGCTATGATTGCTGGGTAATAGACAGAGGCTGTTCTCAAGACGCCTGCACAGTGTCGGACTGTTTATGAACCGCCCCACacaggtggtgggggtgggactTTGCTTTCatctgccctgtgtgtgtgtgtgtctgtctgtgtgtgtgtgtgtgtgtgtgtgtgtgtgtgtgtggtgtgtgtgtgtgtgtgtgtgtgtgtgtgtgtgtgtgagtgtgtgtgtgtgtgtgtgtgtgtatgtgtgtgtgtctgtgtgagtgtgtgtgtctgtgtgtctgtctgtgtgtgtgtgtgtgtgtgtgtgttgtgtgtgtgtgagtgtgtgtgtgtgtgtgtgtgtgtgtgtgtgtgtgtgtgcgtgtgtgtgtgtgtgtgtgtgtgtgtgagtgtgtgtgtctgtgtgtgtgtgtgtgtgtgtgtgtgtgtgtgtgtgtgtgtgtgctgtgtgtgtgtgtgtctgtgtgtgtgtgtgtgggggggggttgcagggtacccgcgggtccttaaaaagtcttaaaatttagttttccatattcaaggcctaaaaatgtcttaaaatgtctggaattttatgaggggaggcattaaattattataagtgtgtgttgttcagttgttctgttttattttacggCCGTATACTCCGCATGTTAgatggcgcgatgtgaactttgccaaatctagcgctaggaccatgttTGCAGgtaatttgagatttaaaaatgtgcagataccctgtatGTATGTAACCCTGTATGTATGTAaccatgtatgtatgtaacCCTGTATGTCGACTCCTGTAATGGTGCAGAAGTGTTACAGCCTGTGAATTTATAGTGGCACAAAGAGAGATTTAAAGTTTCATAAAATAcactgatgagagagagagagagagagacagagggagatgtTCGGAGAGAGacaatctccctctctctctctctctctctctctctctctctctatctctctctatctctctctctctcttaccatTTTCATGAGAGAGAAACATAGGTCTGGTGAAATTCATCTGCTTTTTCACCTTAACTTGTTCTTCACATTTCTTACTTTCCTTAAGCAATTGTCCTtgaatgtgtatgagtgtgtgtgtgtgtatgagtgtgtgtgcctgtgtgtctgtgtgtgtgtgtgtgtgtgtgtgtgtgtgtgtgtgtgtgtaagtgtgtgtgtaagtgtgtaagtgtgtgtgtgtgtctgtgtgcgtgtgtgtgtgtctgtgtgtgagtgtgtgtctgtgtgagtgtgagtgtgtgtgtgtgtgtgtgtgtgtgagtgtgtgtctgtgtgtgtgtgtgcgtgtgtgtgtgtgtatgtgcatgagacaatctccctctctctctctctctctctctctctctctctatctctctctatctctctctctctcttaccatTTTCATGAGAGAGAAACATAGGTCTGGTGAAATTCATCTGCTTTTTCACCTTAACTTGTTCTTCACATTTCTTACTTTCCTTAAGCAATTGTCCTtgaatgtgtatgagtgtgtgtgtgtgtctgtgtgtgtgtgtgagtgtgtgtctgtgtgagtgtgtgagtgtgtgtgtgtgtgtctgtgtgagtgtgtgtgtgtgtgtatgtgtgtgtgtgtgtgtgtgtgtgtgtgtgtgtgtgtctgtgtgagtgtgtgtgtgtgtgtgtgtgtgtctgtgtgtgtctgtgtgtctgtgtgtgtgtgtgtgtgtgtgtgtgtgtgtgtgtgtgtgtgtgtgtgtgtgtgtgtgtgtgtgtccttccaGAGGAACTGCACAGCAGGTGCACATGACAAATGTCAACAGTTGCATCACCACTAAAGCTCAGAATCACTGAGGCAAACCCACAGGGGAAAGGTAGCACCAGCCAGCACCATGACAGGGAGTGCCAGACCACTTCCcccggtgtgtgtgttcactagtGAACTGGTCTCCACCCCCCTCTGCTGTGTGTATTCACTAGTGAACTGGTCTCCATCcccctctgctgtgtgtgttcactagTGAACTGGTCTCCATCCCCCTCTGCTGTGTGTATTCACTAGTGAACtggtctccacctccctctgctgtgtgtgttcactagTGAACTGGTCTCCATCcccctctgctgtgtgtgttcactagTGAACTGGTCTCCACTcccctctgctgtgtgtgttcactagTGAACTGGTCTCCACTcccctctgctgtgtgtgttcacaggtgAACTGGTCTCCAGAGCCATGCATCACCTGCAGCCGTTCAACATGAAACAGCAGAGCAACGGCACTCCTGTGCACCAGAAGCACAGCGTGCTACACTGGGAGCCCGaggccctctacaccctctgcTACTTCATGCACTGTCCGCAGATGGAGTGGGAGAACCACAACACGGAGCCCTGCAAGGTCTCCCTGCACACGGAGCGGTGAGCTGCTGCCGATCCTGGTGCCGGAGACACAGATTAATGACCTTGGGCTTCATCTCCCCCTGTGTCTCAGAATTGCTTCGGCGGGTCCGTACCTTTAACACGACGGGGAAAGTATTTAAAATGCTGAGCAGAAGTGAGAGTCGTGCCGTTCAGAGTGTCTTCACAGAGCACCATACTGTAGAGCACACTCTAGAGGTGTGTGCTTAAAAGCTCATCAAAAAATCGCTTCCTGTCTGTTACACGGATTTAATTAACGTGGGTTTTTTTAATTAACAGTAGATTTAATAGAACAGTCAGGATTGTTCTATTGAAAATTTGATATAAACAAACTAGATGAAGAGAACTGCTCAGTTTCAGCGGTGAGATGTTTCTTGGCAGAACCTTAAGAGCTTGGACAAACCTGCCAGAAGGCCCAGCATGACTGATGCACCTCGGCTGAGAGTCTGCTCTTTGTCTCCCCCTGCAGGCCCTTTATGGTACTGCCTCCTATCATGGAGTGGATTCGAGTAGCAGTAGCCCATGCTGAACACCGGCGCAGTTTCTCCATAGACAGCGATGACGTCCGGCAGGCGGCCAGGGTCCTGCTCCCTGGGGTGGACTGTGAACCTCGACAGCTGAAGTATGAGACCGCTCAAAGCTTTTAGTACACAGCAGTGCGAAACACAGGCATACATACGCCCCTGCCGCACAACCGGTACAACtggttgtgggtttgagtcccagGGTGTGTACATGGTTACTTAAGTTATGGATAAGGGCGTATGCCACCTCCTGTGAGCCTGTGGCTTTGAGTAAATGTGATCTGAAGAAAAACAACTGAATTCCTTCAGTATTAATGAGGCCAAACCTATGTCAGCATAGAGACTGTTGCATGCAGGGGGTTCTCAGACCTCCACAGTGAGAGTGTCTAACGTCAAAGCCCTTAAGACAGAGCACTTCTCATTGGCAGTTTGCCTCTTTTTTAAAAATGAAACCACCCTGCTGGTTTGAGAGATATGCAGGATGTCAGGACAGTCCCGTGTCCCTCCTGCAGGACAGACGACTGTTTCTGTGTATCACGGAAGCTGGACTCAGCCTCCACCGAGGTGAAGTTCCTGCAGGACCTGGGCTTCCGCATGCTGAACTGTGGCCGCACAGACCTGGTCAAGCAGGCCATCAACCTGCTCGGGCCCGATGGCATCAACAGCAAGAGTGATCAggtataaaacacacacacacacgtgcacacaacacacacacatgcaaaaacatacatgccaaaaaacacacacacaaacacacatacatacaaacatgcaaaaaccctcacacatatgcaaaaatacacacgcacatgcaacaacacacacgtgcatgcaaaaaacacacaaatatgcaaCACACACAAGGAATACACATGCAAACCACACAcatcttttaaatgctttgtgaaatacacacacaaaaacacatacagaTACTTGTCATTTATACACAAAACCACAACCCATTTCTCAGTGTGAACACTCCCATGCACACTCACAGTCATATCTTGTGTATCGTATAAACTGTACAAATGTATAAAATATACAGTCAGTACtggatttaaaaacaaaagaaggcCAGCAGAGTATTTCCATCATTGCTGTAagctgagagagggagagacaggtgaagagagacagagagagagagagacaggtgaagagagacagagggatagagagacatgtgaagagagacagggagagagacaggtgaagagagacagagagagagagagagagagagacaggtgaagagagacagggagagagagagacaggtgaagagagacagagggatagagagacatgtgaagagagacaaggagaaagagagacaggtgaagagagacagggagaaagagagacagggagaaagagagacagtgagagagagacagtgagagagagagacaggtgaagagagacagggagagaggagacagagagagagagagacaggtgaagagagacagggagagcccTCTGCCCCTTAACTCCGGAAGGGAAACCTGACCCGTCCTGGGTCTTTTCACAAAACCTTTAACTAAATATTCCAGGGTTTGATCATATCAGCCTTACGGAATTAGAGCTTATGTTACTCTTTCTACATGAGATGTTGACTGCAGttatgcaaatgtgtgtgtttgtgtgtgtgtgcgtgtgtgtgtgtttgtgtgtgtttataaggGCATGACTCCACTGATGTATGCGTGTGCACGTGGAGATGAGGCCATGGTCCAGATGCTATTGGATGCAGAAGCTGACGTCAACAGTGAGGTCAGTGGAATTATGCTGGATGTCTGGCTAGTATTCATGGCCTAGAGGCCGTCAGACCCATCAGACTCACCAGACCCATCAGACTCACCAGACCCATCAGACTCATCAGGACTTCAGATCTATCAGATCCATCCTCCAGTTCTGTGTAGGTTCTTCATGTGTGCAGTGTTTGTGTACTCTTGTGGTATGGCACAAGAAAACCCAGAATTCTTTGCTCATTTCCCAAGACCTCTCCTCCCAGACTTTTATTCCTCTGTAGCTCATAGTCAACACTCATCAGTGGACAGCTTTGGAGCTCTGGAAAGCAAACAGCGACCTAGCAAAGACGTATTCGTGTGTTAACCACTTCTAGAGTGTGCATGACTTGCTGGTGTGGACTGAACTCGTGTCTAACTGACAGCCTAAGTCagtaaaagttttttttaaacacaatggAGGTTTGTCGGAACAGCCGTTACCTCGGATAAGCAGAGCGAAACTATTGCACAAGGTCGCAAAATGAATCCTCGCAAGTCTAGTGGATTCACAGGGAGTAAAACCCAATGATTGTGTGATCGAGCGTCTTCTTGTGTCCCTCACATCACCATACTCCTCTGAGGACAGAGCGTCTCTTTCTCTGGGCGCTGGGGGTTCAGTGAGTGATGCAGGTTCAGTGAATGCTTGGACCATTTCTGCTGAGcacagcagatgtgtgtgttcctgcgtgtgtgtgtgtgtgtgtgtgtgtgtgtgtgtgtgtgtgtgtgtgtgtgtgtgtgtgtgcgtgcatgcgagtgtgtgtgtttgtgtgtgtgtgtgtgtgtgtgcgtgcatgcgagtgtgtgtgtgtgtgtgtgtgtgtgtgcgtgcatgcgagtgtgtgtgtttgtgtgtgtgtgtgtgtgtgtgtgcgtgtgtgcgtgtgtgtgtgtgtgcgtgtgtgtgtgtgtgtttgtgtgtgtgtgtgtgtgtgtgtgtgtgtgtgcgtgcatgcgagtgtgtgtgtttgtgtgtgtgtgtgtgtgtgtgtgtgcgtgtgtgtgtgtgtgtgtgcctgcatgcgagtgtgtgtgtttgtgtgtgtgtgtgtgcgtgtgtgcgtgtgcgtgtgtgcgtgtgtgtgtgtgtgtgtgtgtgtgtgtgtttgtgtgtgtgtgtgtgtgtgtgtgtgtgtgtgtgtgtgtgtgtgtgtgtgtgtgcgtgcatgcgagtgtgtgtgtttgtgtgtgtgtgtgtgtgtgtgtgtgtgtgtgtggtcctgacTGTCCTGACTCTCTCCCCAGGTGCCGAGCTCGGGTCAGCAGCACCCCTCTGTCTATCCGGAGAACAGACAGGCCACAGCTCTGTCCTTCGCCGTACTTCACCAACACGTGCCCATTGTgcaggtaaaacacacacacacacacacacactcacacacacacacacacacacacacacacacacactcacactcacactcacacacacacacacacacacacacacacacacacacacacacactcgcaagcaggaacacacacacacgctcacatacacacacacacacacacacacacacacacacacacacactcacactcacacacacacacacacacacacacacacacacacacactcgcaagcaggaacacacacacacactcacatacacacacacacacacactcacactcacacacacacacactcacacacacacacacacacacactcgcaagcaggaacacacacacacacacacacactcacatacacacacacacacacacacacactcgcaagcaggaacacacacacacactcacatacacacacacacactcacatacacacacacacacacacacacacacacacacacacacacacctgttaccTGCAGTTCTCTGTGGTCCTTCCTGTTCCTGCTCTGTTGGATTTTACTGCTCTTACCGTTTTGATTGATCATCTCAGCACAGTGTTTCATAAGCACTTCTGTTTAGAGGCTGCAGGCTCTCACATTGCACAGATCTGTTGACGTTTGTAAAGTTTGAAATAATctccttttctgtctctcacttgTCTCACaatctctgcctgtctctctcccccttgtCTCAcaatctctgtctgtctctctcccccttgtctcgcactctctgtctgtctgtctctctcccccttgtCTCGCACTCcctgtccgtctgtctctctcagttgtTGCTAGACGCTGGTGCCAATGCGCAGGGCTCTCTGCAGGATGATATGGAGAACTACACAGAGACGCCCCTACAGTTAGCGTCCGCAGCAGGTAAGCAGAAGTTAGGCGGAGTTAGGCtgactggcccctcccactcctggtggaggtgggctgactggcccctcccactcctgGTGGAGGTCGGGTGACtgctgtgtttgtctgtgcctcGACAGGGAGCCTTGAGATTGTGAATTTGCTGATGGAAAGGGGAGGAGACCCCATGGTGGGGACCGTGTACCGCAACGGGATATCCTGTACACCACATGGAGAAATGAACTCCTTCAGCCTGGCTGCAGCTCACGGacacaggttacacacacacacacacacacacacacacacacacacacacacacacacacacacacacacacatgcactgtcaGACCTTCTTTAGTAACATAATCTGAGTTGACATTTTTATGCACTGAATGCTTTTTTGCATACTGCTTTAATGCCAAAAGTCTTTACTCTACTGTCCTGAAGGTGTTCCACAGTCCTGTGACCTGTGTGAACTGTGTACCATATTAAAATTGTATCTTGTGTCAAACTCTGTTGCCATCTGTTGTGGCGTGGTTTAGAGCAGTGCTCAGGTGTTTTATCAGACAGGTGAATTATCAGACAGTTATCAGTCAATTATCAGTCCGATAACTTCGGAGTACACAGAGCTAAACTCTAGTGCTCAGACAACGTGCTCTCAATGCTTCCTGcgtctccttcatctcctgcaTCTCCTGTACTCTTCAGGAACGTGTTTCGGCGTTTGCTGGCGCAGCCCGACAAAGCCAAGGCAGACGTGCTCTCCCTGGAGGAGATCCTGGCGGAGGGGGCGGAGGCGGACGACACCTCCTCGCTGGACATGGGTCGCACAGGCAAGGTGAAGCTCAAAGCCCTGAGAGAGGCCATGTACCACAGTACTGAACACGGGCACGTGGACATCACCATAGACATCCGCAACCTGGGTGAGCTCACACTCCACTATTGGGATCAGACACCACTGTGATCAGTTATCAGATTCTACAGTATTTAAATCAaatacaattgtgtgtgtgtgtgtgtgtgtgtgtgtgtgtgtgtgtgtgtgtgtgtgtgtgtgtatgtatgtgtgcatgtgtgtgtgtctgtgtgcatgtgtgcacatgtgtgtgtatgtgtgtgtgtgcttgtgtgtatgtgtacgcatgtgtgtgtgtgtgtgtgtgtgtacgcatgtgtgtgtgtgcacgtgtgtgtgtgtgtgttaggagtgCTGTGGTCGCTACACACATGGCTGGAGTCCTTGCAGACGTGTTTCATGCAGAACCGGCGTCCACTGATCCAGGTTCTGCTGAAGGACTTCAGCTGCATCGAGGAGGAGGGATACAAGGAGGAGATGGTCACCACAGCCCTGCCACTCATGTTCCAGATCTTCAGAGGCAGCAAGGTTCACTGCAGCgcttctatacacacacacactcacacacacacacacacacacacacacacacacacacacacacacacacacacatgcttgtgcatacacacacattgatGCAGACATGcctgtgcatacacacacacacacacacacacacacacacacacacacacacacacacacacacactcacacacacacacacacatgcttgtgcatacacacacattgatGCAGACATGcctgtgcatacacacacacacacacacacacacacacacacacacacacacacacacacacacacacacacacacagacacatccgGCCTGCAACTCTGCTAATTACATGCTTTAAAAAagactgttttctctctctctctctctcgctctctctctcagttctgCTCAATTCAATAATGTTTTTATAAGTTATGGAAATTTATAGTACAAGTTACATtacattaaaataattaaagaaAGTACAACACTCAATCTCCACTCACTACACCACATACAAAAATCTCATTCTCTGTTTGTGTACAGTATCTACACTGGGAGAGAggccagtttgtgtgtgtgtgtgtgtgtgtgtgtgtgtgtgtgtgtgtgtgtgtgtgtgtgtgtgtgtgtgtgtgtgtgtgtgtcagaaatgATTTATGGAAAAACCAGTGAACACTATTCTGACTtctggtgtgcgtgtgtgtgtgtgtgtgtgtgtgtgtgtgtgtgtgtgtgtgtgtgtgtgtgtgtgcgtgtgcgtgtgtgtgtgtgtgtgtgtgtgttcaggaatgATGACTGATGGTCGATGTGCTCTGACACACCTTCACTGATGATGTGTGTCCAAGAGAAACACATAGagccaaagagagagagagcacagataTTAATAGAGAAGCATGTACCCTGAGAGAGGGTAAAGGGGCCTGGCAGGCCATGggggagtgggcggggcctggcAGGCCATGggggagtgggcggggcctggcAGGCCATGGGGGAGTGGGCGGGTCCTGGCAGTGGGGGATTCGTCGCAGTGCAGGCAGGAAAGCACACAGGCAAACGAGAGACACATGATGGGGCTGAGAAGCACTTCAGGATCTCTGTGATGAGTCACACCACagggggggtgaggagagagagagagagagagagagagagagagagagagagagagagagatggagagttcAGCCAAATCTTTACTCCTCCCACCTGTATAAAGGATAGCCGCTGTGAGAGGCACTGCACCAGTGCACCAATCAAAACAACATTAATTTCTCTTCTCATTTGCATTCTGTCTCTACACAGAATTCGGGGACCTCCCCCTCCCCAGTTGTGCCACGGCTGCTGCTCTTGCGCGCCCCCTAGTGGGGTGCCTTTCCTCTCCCTGAcctgctgtgtttgttttgtagaATGAGGTGATCAGTCAGCAGCTTGCTGGGATCTTCACGCAGTGCTACGGGCCCTACCCCATCCCCAAACTCACCGAGATCAAGAGGAAGCCAAGCGCCAGGCTGGGTATGTACAGCTCACCACCTACAGGACATGCAGGACTTACAGGACACACAGGATACGATTCCAGTGTTATTGTTCATTCTGCTGTGTAATTTGCTAACAATTTGATGAGCTTGGGTTTCGTCTGATATGTAAATGTAATCAGACCTTGGAATGTCCATGTGTAATTATGGCTGTAGAATATAGAATTATGGCTCGTTGGGAAAGCGTAGTTAGATGATTGGATGATTGCTGTCTTCTTGTGCATGTTTGTCTGAAGCGATTCTCTATGGGATTAGGTGTTGATGTGAActatgctgtgtttgtgtgctagaCCCTCACTTTCTGAACAATAAAGAGATGTCAGATGTGACATTCCTGGTGGAGGCAAGGCCATTCTTTGCTCATAAAGTTCTGCTCTTTACTGCCTCCAACAGGTGGGCCAGTGCACTGCACCCTGCAGTCCAGCACAGATCGTTAACCTTTCAAACATTTTGAGAGAATGCAACACGTTTGAGTTTCCTTGACATTGTATTTGTCTTTCTTTAAAGGTTTAAATCCCTACTTTCAAACAGACCAGCGTCAGAGAACACCTGCATTGAAATCAGCAACGTGAAATACAATGTATTTCAGGTAGGTCTCCACAGTGATGGAACAATCTGCCACACTACATGCTGTTCAGTGTAATGAAGGCATGTTAGACTTGTCATCAGTAATAAACATGATCATTCTAATACTAAGTGTATATTCTGTCACAGCTTGTGATGCAGTATCTATACTGTGGTGGAACAGATTCACTATACATCAGGAACACTGAAGTAATGGATGTAAGACTTCTTAACTTCCTCTCGGTATCTGATACCTGCAACCACTCTCTCATCTGTCTCATGTGTAATGAAGTGGTCTCAGTAGAAAATGCTAATTGTGAGTTAGTGAACCAGTTAGCCAAATGCTAATTGTTAGTTAGCAAACCGGTTGGCTAAATGCTAACTGtgtcctcttcatcctcctcatctTCTCCACCCTCTTCATTGCCAGCTGTTGTCTGCTGCCAAGTTTTTCCAGCTGGAGGCGCTACAGAGGCACTGTGAGATTATCTGCTCCAAGAACATCAACACCGAGACCTGCGTGGAGATCTACAACCATGCCCGAGTAACGTCTTTTTCCTGCGAGCTCCCTAGCGTTCTGCTCCATCACTGCCGTTACGCGAGATGTAGCCTGACTTCTTCCACACATGTGCATTTGTTCTGCAGTTCCTGGAGGCATCTGAGCTGGTGACCTACATCGAGGGCTACTTCCTGAAGAACATGGTGTTGCTGATCGAGCTGGAGCCTTTCAAGCAGCTACTCTACGACACGCCGGCGGAGACGGCGGGTTTCGACATCCTGCAGGACCTGGAGCATGCTCTGACCACCCGCATACGGTCCATCCACCTGTCCTCCGCCAAAGGTTCCGTCGTCTGAGTTTCCCACGGCCACTCTGGAGCACCTGTGGCCCACACCCTGAAGTGTACACTTCGTCTGATAGAGCAGCGGAGTTTGATAAGCCTGCTTGACCTAAAACAGCAGCAGGACGTGTCCCTTCTGAAGAGAGAACCAGTGGGCAGGAGGTTGGCAGGCCCACACTGCTTTCTAGGCTTGATGAGTAAGAAACGGTACTGCACGGACTTTTGTCCTTCAGGGTGAACAGTGTCTCTGTAACATCACAGCTGTAGTCGAGGCAGTATGTGTGTAGTCTGTATTTCGCTGGCTCCAGACCACTGAACCAGTGAAGACAAGTCCACCATGTACGATGATGGAAATCCTCAAATAGTACAGATCACGTGAGCGAAAGCTGGGTCTGCTCGCTCACCTGTCTTTGGTCCTGAGGGTCTGTCTGCCACCGGCTCGGTTCtcccaccactaccacaccGTCTCTGCCCGGCTCCGGCCCGGGTGGTCAGGCACAGTGGAACCAAATCACCAATCATAGAGCTTCGCGTCCTCAGCCGTCCCGCGTTGGGGCTTTTGTGGCATGCTTTGCTTGTCTGCTTGCTGTCCATTGTCTCCATTCTGTCCATAGCTCGTGGAAGGGGAACCACAGCAGGTCCTTCATCATCAGTGTTTATTGTCAGTGTTCATCATCAGTGTTTATTGTCAGTGTTCATTGTCAGTGTTTATTGTCAGTGTTCATCATCATGTCTATTACCGGAAGCAGATTAACCATGGTAGTTTGTGTAAATATAGCATGTAAATGTCTAATAGGGAGACTGCTCTCCCCCTGTAATTACATGTATATAACACAGATCTTCATTTAAGGACGAACCTCTAAGTGTATCTACAAATCAAACAATTTCCCAGTTGTAAATGTGCAGATgcatgtctttgtttttttcttttatcgaCCCTGGGCTCCTGTGTGCAGAACTATATCTGTGTTAGTAAAACCAGAAAGAGTGCTGTGATCAGCATGGCGTTGAAGA includes these proteins:
- the btbd11b gene encoding ankyrin repeat- and BTB/POZ domain-containing protein 3-B encodes the protein MAKRGKAAVRTLEDLTLDSGYGGAADSFRSSNLSLCCSETHIPYAHGGNCWHLTDSMHSRHNSLDTVNTVLVEDGETLDCSGHCAKLPELEDVPWSLGEVENALNKEEELRFGILSTDLLAKLSAMVSRALVRIAVETQRLSLRYARCTKYEIQSAIKIILSWTISVNCITAALSALSMYNMSTEDKFCRCKSKRCGLVFSVGKFFRWMVESNIAVRIHEHAAIYLTACMESLFREVLTRVLRSALVEKDNGTPKITLESFEQAIKSDSELYGLLQSHQHVLCGKTSGGILCLPDSVSLHRDQQRLGKLADGQTYSEAELRTVEQCLLATRVGSISELSELVSRAMHHLQPFNMKQQSNGTPVHQKHSVLHWEPEALYTLCYFMHCPQMEWENHNTEPCKVSLHTERPFMVLPPIMEWIRVAVAHAEHRRSFSIDSDDVRQAARVLLPGVDCEPRQLKTDDCFCVSRKLDSASTEVKFLQDLGFRMLNCGRTDLVKQAINLLGPDGINSKSDQGMTPLMYACARGDEAMVQMLLDAEADVNSEVPSSGQQHPSVYPENRQATALSFAVLHQHVPIVQLLLDAGANAQGSLQDDMENYTETPLQLASAAGSLEIVNLLMERGGDPMVGTVYRNGISCTPHGEMNSFSLAAAHGHRNVFRRLLAQPDKAKADVLSLEEILAEGAEADDTSSLDMGRTGKVKLKALREAMYHSTEHGHVDITIDIRNLGVLWSLHTWLESLQTCFMQNRRPLIQVLLKDFSCIEEEGYKEEMVTTALPLMFQIFRGSKNEVISQQLAGIFTQCYGPYPIPKLTEIKRKPSARLDPHFLNNKEMSDVTFLVEARPFFAHKVLLFTASNRFKSLLSNRPASENTCIEISNVKYNVFQLVMQYLYCGGTDSLYIRNTEVMDLLSAAKFFQLEALQRHCEIICSKNINTETCVEIYNHARFLEASELVTYIEGYFLKNMVLLIELEPFKQLLYDTPAETAGFDILQDLEHALTTRIRSIHLSSAKGSVV